Proteins encoded together in one Triticum dicoccoides isolate Atlit2015 ecotype Zavitan chromosome 7B, WEW_v2.0, whole genome shotgun sequence window:
- the LOC119341802 gene encoding RING-H2 finger protein ATL39-like, with translation MSSSADLPWPARGGGVFDFGQGSTLVLVSYPVLLLLVLLSAFVKYVWIALALYCAILFVLSCTGRLLAGPVVFVHDEARAAVERGGLSQASIAAIPAFVYAAAAGDGEAQCAVCLEALSGGEKARRLPVCAHTFHVGCIDMWFHSHATCPVCRCHVEPPKVGKMAPLPPEPPLPPV, from the coding sequence ATGTCGTCGTCAGCGGACCTCCCGTGGCCTGCGCGCGGCGGCGGTGTCTTCGACTTCGGGCAGGGCAGCACGCTGGTGCTCGTGTCGTACCCGGTGCTCCTGCTCCTCGTCCTTCTCTCCGCGTTCGTCAAGTACGTGTGGATCGCGCTCGCGCTCTACTGCGCGATCCTGTTCGTGCTCTCCTGCACCGGCCGCTTGCTCGCCGGGCCGGTGGTGTTCGTGCACGACGAGGCCAGGGCGGCCGTCGAGCGGGGCGGCCTATCGCAGGCGTCCATTGCGGCTATCCCGGCGTTCGTGTACGCTGCCGCTGCCGGCGACGGCGAGGCCCAGTGCGCGGTGTGCCTGGAGGCTCTGTCCGGCGGGGAGAAGGCGCGGCGGCTGCCGGTGTGCGCGCACACGTTCCACGTCGGGTGCATCGACATGTGGTTCCACTCGCATGCGACGTGCCCGGTCTGCCGCTGCCATGTCGAGCCGCCCAAGGTCGGCAAGATGGCGCCGTTGCCGCCAGAGCCGCCTCTCCCGCCGGTGTAG